The Dunckerocampus dactyliophorus isolate RoL2022-P2 chromosome 16, RoL_Ddac_1.1, whole genome shotgun sequence genome includes a window with the following:
- the rapgef6 gene encoding rap guanine nucleotide exchange factor 6 isoform X5, whose protein sequence is MKMTGAMETSFKLALRKPPSLRTAEDLHTIYCHLYHMDVLSHLREHQLRSMCTSARYERHEANHILFYPDSIASCWYILLSGSVFVKEHMYLARCCFGKQLGGRRGCECITLEPSEMIVVDNSGEGDDGFLHREGSQRRSRRRFRRINPKGERELITDGQEPAGYKLPADLNKMHLTDHAHQQVTHVPPSQSGCSIASDSGSSSLSDIYQATESELGDVDLSGLPEAPVDSEEEEEEDEDLERASDALLSRDLVRECLEKDPADRNDDDIEQLLEFMHQLPAFANMTMLVRRELCSVMVFEVVEQAATVILHDKQELDLWYVILNGAVEIGHLDGRVETLCMGNSFGISPSLDKQHMNGEVRTKGDDCQFVCVAQEDYWRILNHVEKNTHKVEEEGEIVMVKEHRELDRSGTRKGHIVIKGTPERLIMHLVEEPSVVDPTYIEDFLLTYRTFLSSPMQVGRKLLEWFQMDVLRDTVTRIVLLWVNNHFNDFEGDMAMTRFLEDFEKLLESTKMKGHLRLLNIACAAKAKWRQITLQKASREAPLYFSVQGGSERGFGIFVESVEDGSKAAEAGLKRGDQIMEINGQNFENISFSKAVDIMRNNTHLSLTVKTNIFVFKELLSRIMHEKKNGGPHIPKIQEKKGNRFSIPDLPGDMEFPTDHKATRKMKANTVSGGRNKIRKMLEKTRFSILPPKPFSDGGLGQSQDDSIVGTKQCRHSVAIMPVPGNLSSSSPDLLQPASSVLDFSNPADIPDQVIRVFKADQQSCYIIISKDTTAKDVVAHTVHEFGLLPSVDTYSLCEVSVSPEGVIKQRRLPDQLSKLADRIQLNGRYYLKNNMETETLCSDEDAQDLLRESQISLLQLSTMEVAAQLSMRDFELFRNIESTEYVDDLFKLDLSAESSNLKQFEEVINQETFWVATEILKEPNALKRMKTIKHFIKIALHCRECKNFNSMFAIISGLNLAPVARLRSSWEKLPSKYDKLFGDLQDVFDPSRNMAKYRNVLSGQSMQPPIIPLFPVVKKDLTFLHEGNDSTVDGLVNFEKLRMIAKEIRHVVRMTSANMDPALMFRQRKKRWKSLGSLSQGSTNSNILDVQGGAHKKRVRRSSLLNAKKLYEDAQMARKVKQYLSNLAVETDEEKHQIMSLQCEPTYTTISKNLSDRRSAKSDMSPVSLRSALPSGKTQNRVSQVLQVQVPLNPLRKKSTAKDVGPPNLSSPQVVKKPPVSSADEWSSKRPSDDTVSTVSSLHSSPTVSPQGSPRKVGGVAKAQTSSQMNLSGSSSSLTSDASTKASTVSLRSYGIGYALLPPGKADNLSDSSHSEISSRSSICSVDSVPAPGLDERCSNNVSGRTTAAASVSGASVGTPTPESAAATHLNVDYSQPSTSTSSAASRGYVTRASNFTASVSTEELTPDLTSLDSVADSGRGSWTSCSSNSHDSFQSLPPSSCRPWDHGIHGHPLALLPHLGGFKPTQPASFAVEADAAGRAATDLGSVELASLSRQSWASSGSLSDTYEGNYGTVKRRTAAEQPSLSSPTNEEGGQSTDPAYKTVTSSTDKGLIVYCITSPAKDERYRAPPPTPPGYQGLALGDLKDCVVLGGAPHPRPPHLRPPDYSVAMQRSKLLQSPAAAGSLAEARRLGRALGGHNHGGSPAIHLPAQETTDSEEDEHVSAV, encoded by the exons CTTCCTGCCGACCTCAATAAGATGCACCTGACAGACCACGCCCACCAGCAGGTGACGCACGTGCCCCCCAGCCAGTCGGGCTGCAGCATCGCCAGTGACTCGGGGAGCAGCAGCCTGTCTGACATCTACCAG GCCACAGAGAGCGAGCTGGGCGACGTGGACCTGTCCGGACTCCCCGAGGCCCCCGTGGACagcgaggaggaagaagaggaggacgaggacCTGGAGAGAGCCTCAGATGCGCTCCTCAGCCGGGACCTGGTCCGGGAGTGTCTGGAAAAAGACCCAGCCGACCGCAACGACGACGACATCG AGCAACTCCTGGAGTTCATGCACCAGCTGCCAGCCTTCGCCAACATGACCATGTTGGTGCGGCGCGAACTGTGCAGCGTGATGGTGTTTGAGGTGGTGGAGCAGGCCGCCACCGTCATTCTCCACGACAAGCAGGAG CTGGACCTCTGGTACGTCATCCTGAACGGGGCGGTGGAGATCGGCCACCTTGACGGCAGAGTGGAGACTCTCTGTATGGGCAACAGCTTTGGCATCTCACCCTCCCTGGACAAGCAGCACATGAACGGAGAAGTCCGCACCAAAGGGGACGACTGCCAG TTTGTGTGCGTGGCCCAGGAGGACTACTGGCGCATCCTCAACCACGTGGAGAAGAACACGCacaaggtggaggaggagggcgaGATCGTGATGGTAAAGGAGCACCGCGAGTTGGACCGCAGCGGCACCAGGAAGGGACACATCGTCATCAAG GGAACCCCTGAGCGTCTGATCATGCACCTGGTGGAGGAGCCCTCGGTGGTGGACCCCACCTACATCGAAGACTTCTTGCTCACCTACCGCACCTTCCTGTCCAGTCCCATGCAGGTGGGCAGGAAGCTGCTGGAATGGTTCCAGATGGATGTCCTGCGAGACACG GTCACGCGCATCGTGCTGCTGTGGGTCAACAACCACTTCAACGACTTTGAGGGCGACATGGCCATGACCCGCTTCCTGGAGGACTTTGAGAAGCTGCTGGAAAGCACG AAAATGAAAGGCCATTTGAGGCTGCTGAACATTGCGTGCGCGGCCAAGGCCAAGTGGCGACAGATTACACTGCAGAAGGCGTCCCGGGAGGCGCCGCTCTACTTCAGCGTGCAGGGCGGCAGTGAGCGGGGCTTCGGCATCTTCGTGGAGTCGGTGGAGGACGGGAGCAAGGCTGCCGAGGCGGGACTCAAGCGGGGAGACCAG ATCATGGAGATCAACGGGCAGAACTTTGAGAACATTTCTTTCTCCAAAGCCGTGGACATCATGAGGAACAACACGCACTTGTCCCTCACAGTCAAGACCAACATATTTG TCTTCAAGGAGCTCCTAAGCAGGATCATGCACGAGAAGAAGAACGGTGGCCCGCACATTCCCAAAATCCAGGAGAAGAAGGGCAACCGCTTCTCTATCCCGGACCTACCCGGAGACATGGAGTTCCCCACCGACCACAAGGCCACCAGGAAGATGAAGGCCAACACTGTGTCGGGGGGGCGCAACAAGATCAGGAAGATGCTGGAGAAGACGCGCTTCAGTATCCTGCCGCCCAAACCCTTCAG CGATGGAGGCTTGGGTCAGTCTCAGGACGACAGCATCGTGGGTACCAAGCAGTGTCGACACAGCGTGGCTATCATGCCCGTCCCTGGAAATCTGTCATCCAGCAGCCCAGACCTCCTCCAGCCGGCCTCCAGCGTCCTGGACTTCTCCAACCCTGCAG ACATCCCGGACCAGGTGATCCGTGTGTTCAAAGCTGACCAGCAGAGCTGCTACATCATCATCAGCAAGGACACCACTGCCAAGGACGTGGTGGCCCACACCGTCCACGAGTTCGGCCTCCTGCCGTCTGTCGACACCTACTCCCTTTGCGAGGTGTCCGTCAGCCCCGAGGGTGTCATCAAGCAGCGCCGCCTTCCTGACCAGCTCTCCAAACTGGCCGACCGCATCCAGCTGAACGGCAG GTACTACCTGAAAAACAACATGGAGACGGAGACATTGTGCTCGGACGAGGATGCTCAGGACCTGCTGCGAGAGAGTCAGATCTCGCTGCTTCAGCTCAGCACCATGGAGGTCGCCGCCCAGCTCTCCATGAGGGACTTTGAGCTCTTCAGGAACATTGAATCCACaga GTACGTTGACGACTTGTTCAAGCTGGACTTGTCGGCGGAGAGCAGCAACCTGAAGCAGTTTGAGGAGGTGATCAACCAGGAGACCTTCTGGGTGGCCACAGAGATCCTGAAGGAGCCCAACGCCTTAAAGAGGATGAAGACCATCAAGCATTTCATCAAGATCGCCCTGCACTGCCGGGAGTGCAAGAACTTCAACTCAATGTTTGCCATCATCAG CGGTCTGAACCTGGCCCCCGTGGCGCGGCTGCGGAGCTCGTGGGAGAAGCTGCCCAGCAAGTATGACAAGCTCTTCGGCGACCTGCAGGATGTCTTCGACCCGTCACGGAACATGGCCAAGTATCGCAACGTCCTGAGTGGCCAGAGCATGCAGCCACCCATCATCCCACTCTTCCCCGTCGTCAAGAAGGACCTCACCTTCCTACATGAAG GCAACGACTCCACCGTGGACGGCCTCGTCAACTTTGAGAAGCTGAGGATGATCGCCAAGGAGATCCGGCATGTGGTGAGGATGACGTCGGCCAACATGGACCCCGCCCTCATGTTCCGACAGAG GAAGAAGAGGTGGAAGAGTTTAGG GTCTCTGAGCCAGGGCAGCACCAACTCTAACATCCTGGACGTGCAGGGCGGCGCCCACAAGAAGCGCGTCCGCCGCAGCTCGCTGCTCAACGCCAAGAAGCTGTACGAGGACGCCCAGATGGCCCGCAAGGTCAAGCAGTACCTGTCCAACCTGGCGGTGGAGACGGACGAGGAGAAGCACCAGATTATGTCCCTACAGTGTGAGCCCACCTACACCACCA TTTCCAAGAACCTGAGCGACAGGCGGTCTGCCAAGTCGGacatgtctcctgtgtccctGCGGTCGGCTCTgccctcggggaagacccagaacaGGGTTTCACAAGTCCTCCAGGTGCAGGTCCCGCTGAACCCCCTGAGGAAGAAGAGTACTGCCAAAGACGTGGGCCCTCCCA ACTTGAGTTCCCCCCAGGTGGTGAAGAAGCCCCCTGTCAGCTCGGCAGACGAGTGGAGCTCCAAGAGACCCTCAGATGACACCGTCTCCACGGTCTCCTCCCTGCACTCCAGCCCGACCGTGTCGCCGCAGGGCTCGCCCCGCAAAG TGGGGGGCGTGGCCAAAGCACAGACCTCCAGCCAAATGAACCTGTCAGGATCTTCGTCGTCACTGACCAGCGACGCCAGCACCAAGGCGAGCACCGTCAGCCTGCGGAGCTACGGCATAG GTTATGCTCTGCTACCTCCCGGCAAAGCAGACAACTTGTCTGACTCGAGCCACAGTGAGATCTCGTCGCGCTCCAGCATCTGCTCCGTCGACTCTGTGCCCGCCCCCGGTCTTGACGAGCGCTGTAGCAACAACGTCAGCGGCAGAACGACCGCCGCCGCGTCTGTCAGCGGCGCGTCTGTTGGCACCCCGACCCCCGAGAGTGCGGCGGCGACGCACTTGAACGTCGACTACAGCCAGCCCAGCACGAG CACTTCGTCTGCGGCATCCCGAGGCTACGTGACGCGAGCCTCCAACTTCACGGCGTCCGTCTCCACGGAGGAGTTGACCCCCGACCTCACCTCCCTAGACTCGGTGGCCGACAGCGGGCGTGGCAGCTGGACGTCCTGCTCGTCCAACTCCCACGACTCTTTCCAGAGCCTCCCGCCCTCCTCCTGCCGCCCCTGGGACCACGGCATCCACGGACACCCGCTGGCCCTCCTCCCCCACCTGGGCGGCTTCAAACCCACGCAGCCGGCCTCATTCGCCGTCGAGGCAGACGCCGCTGGCCGCGCCGCTACGGACTTGGGCTCAGTTGAGCTGGCCAGCCTGTCGCGGCAGAGCTGGGCGTCGTCCGGGTCACTGTCGGACACCTACGAGGGAAATTACGGGACGGTCAAGCGGAGGACCGCTGCGGAGCAGCCGTCTTTGTCCTCGCCAACCAATGAAGAGGGAGGGCAAAGCACAGACCCCGCCTACAAAACGGTGACGTCGAGCACAGACAAGGGCCTGATAG TTTACTGCATCACCTCCCCCGCCAAGGATGAGCGTTACCGAGCCCCTCCTCCCACCCCTCCAGGCTACCAGGGTCTGGCTCTGGGGGACCTCAAAGACTGCGTGGTGCTGGGGGGCGCTCCACATCCCAGGCCCCCCCACCTGAGACCGCCAGACTACAGCGTGGCCATGCAGAGGAGTAAACTCCTGCAGAGCCCCGCGGCTGCCGGCAGCCTGGCCGAAGCTCGGAGGCTCGGCAGGGCCCTCGGGGGTCACAACCACGGCGGGTCGCCCGCCATCCACCTCCCGGCACAGGAGACAACGGACAGCGAGGAGG ATGAACACGTTTCGGCGGTGTAG
- the rapgef6 gene encoding rap guanine nucleotide exchange factor 6 isoform X7 gives MIVVDNSGEGDDGFLHREGSQRRSRRRFRRINPKGERELITDGQEPAGYKLPADLNKMHLTDHAHQQVTHVPPSQSGCSIASDSGSSSLSDIYQATESELGDVDLSGLPEAPVDSEEEEEEDEDLERASDALLSRDLVRECLEKDPADRNDDDIEQLLEFMHQLPAFANMTMLVRRELCSVMVFEVVEQAATVILHDKQELDLWYVILNGAVEIGHLDGRVETLCMGNSFGISPSLDKQHMNGEVRTKGDDCQFVCVAQEDYWRILNHVEKNTHKVEEEGEIVMVKEHRELDRSGTRKGHIVIKGTPERLIMHLVEEPSVVDPTYIEDFLLTYRTFLSSPMQVGRKLLEWFQMDVLRDTVTRIVLLWVNNHFNDFEGDMAMTRFLEDFEKLLESTKMKGHLRLLNIACAAKAKWRQITLQKASREAPLYFSVQGGSERGFGIFVESVEDGSKAAEAGLKRGDQIMEINGQNFENISFSKAVDIMRNNTHLSLTVKTNIFVFKELLSRIMHEKKNGGPHIPKIQEKKGNRFSIPDLPGDMEFPTDHKATRKMKANTVSGGRNKIRKMLEKTRFSILPPKPFRGLFGDGGLGQSQDDSIVGTKQCRHSVAIMPVPGNLSSSSPDLLQPASSVLDFSNPAALGLYYIPDQVIRVFKADQQSCYIIISKDTTAKDVVAHTVHEFGLLPSVDTYSLCEVSVSPEGVIKQRRLPDQLSKLADRIQLNGRYYLKNNMETETLCSDEDAQDLLRESQISLLQLSTMEVAAQLSMRDFELFRNIESTEYVDDLFKLDLSAESSNLKQFEEVINQETFWVATEILKEPNALKRMKTIKHFIKIALHCRECKNFNSMFAIISGLNLAPVARLRSSWEKLPSKYDKLFGDLQDVFDPSRNMAKYRNVLSGQSMQPPIIPLFPVVKKDLTFLHEGNDSTVDGLVNFEKLRMIAKEIRHVVRMTSANMDPALMFRQRKKRWKSLGSLSQGSTNSNILDVQGGAHKKRVRRSSLLNAKKLYEDAQMARKVKQYLSNLAVETDEEKHQIMSLQCEPTYTTISKNLSDRRSAKSDMSPVSLRSALPSGKTQNRVSQVLQVQVPLNPLRKKSTAKDVGPPNLSSPQVVKKPPVSSADEWSSKRPSDDTVSTVSSLHSSPTVSPQGSPRKVGGVAKAQTSSQMNLSGSSSSLTSDASTKASTVSLRSYGIGYALLPPGKADNLSDSSHSEISSRSSICSVDSVPAPGLDERCSNNVSGRTTAAASVSGASVGTPTPESAAATHLNVDYSQPSTSTSSAASRGYVTRASNFTASVSTEELTPDLTSLDSVADSGRGSWTSCSSNSHDSFQSLPPSSCRPWDHGIHGHPLALLPHLGGFKPTQPASFAVEADAAGRAATDLGSVELASLSRQSWASSGSLSDTYEGNYGTVKRRTAAEQPSLSSPTNEEGGQSTDPAYKTVTSSTDKGLIVYCITSPAKDERYRAPPPTPPGYQGLALGDLKDCVVLGGAPHPRPPHLRPPDYSVAMQRSKLLQSPAAAGSLAEARRLGRALGGHNHGGSPAIHLPAQETTDSEEDEHVSAV, from the exons CTTCCTGCCGACCTCAATAAGATGCACCTGACAGACCACGCCCACCAGCAGGTGACGCACGTGCCCCCCAGCCAGTCGGGCTGCAGCATCGCCAGTGACTCGGGGAGCAGCAGCCTGTCTGACATCTACCAG GCCACAGAGAGCGAGCTGGGCGACGTGGACCTGTCCGGACTCCCCGAGGCCCCCGTGGACagcgaggaggaagaagaggaggacgaggacCTGGAGAGAGCCTCAGATGCGCTCCTCAGCCGGGACCTGGTCCGGGAGTGTCTGGAAAAAGACCCAGCCGACCGCAACGACGACGACATCG AGCAACTCCTGGAGTTCATGCACCAGCTGCCAGCCTTCGCCAACATGACCATGTTGGTGCGGCGCGAACTGTGCAGCGTGATGGTGTTTGAGGTGGTGGAGCAGGCCGCCACCGTCATTCTCCACGACAAGCAGGAG CTGGACCTCTGGTACGTCATCCTGAACGGGGCGGTGGAGATCGGCCACCTTGACGGCAGAGTGGAGACTCTCTGTATGGGCAACAGCTTTGGCATCTCACCCTCCCTGGACAAGCAGCACATGAACGGAGAAGTCCGCACCAAAGGGGACGACTGCCAG TTTGTGTGCGTGGCCCAGGAGGACTACTGGCGCATCCTCAACCACGTGGAGAAGAACACGCacaaggtggaggaggagggcgaGATCGTGATGGTAAAGGAGCACCGCGAGTTGGACCGCAGCGGCACCAGGAAGGGACACATCGTCATCAAG GGAACCCCTGAGCGTCTGATCATGCACCTGGTGGAGGAGCCCTCGGTGGTGGACCCCACCTACATCGAAGACTTCTTGCTCACCTACCGCACCTTCCTGTCCAGTCCCATGCAGGTGGGCAGGAAGCTGCTGGAATGGTTCCAGATGGATGTCCTGCGAGACACG GTCACGCGCATCGTGCTGCTGTGGGTCAACAACCACTTCAACGACTTTGAGGGCGACATGGCCATGACCCGCTTCCTGGAGGACTTTGAGAAGCTGCTGGAAAGCACG AAAATGAAAGGCCATTTGAGGCTGCTGAACATTGCGTGCGCGGCCAAGGCCAAGTGGCGACAGATTACACTGCAGAAGGCGTCCCGGGAGGCGCCGCTCTACTTCAGCGTGCAGGGCGGCAGTGAGCGGGGCTTCGGCATCTTCGTGGAGTCGGTGGAGGACGGGAGCAAGGCTGCCGAGGCGGGACTCAAGCGGGGAGACCAG ATCATGGAGATCAACGGGCAGAACTTTGAGAACATTTCTTTCTCCAAAGCCGTGGACATCATGAGGAACAACACGCACTTGTCCCTCACAGTCAAGACCAACATATTTG TCTTCAAGGAGCTCCTAAGCAGGATCATGCACGAGAAGAAGAACGGTGGCCCGCACATTCCCAAAATCCAGGAGAAGAAGGGCAACCGCTTCTCTATCCCGGACCTACCCGGAGACATGGAGTTCCCCACCGACCACAAGGCCACCAGGAAGATGAAGGCCAACACTGTGTCGGGGGGGCGCAACAAGATCAGGAAGATGCTGGAGAAGACGCGCTTCAGTATCCTGCCGCCCAAACCCTTCAG GGGCCTCTTTGG CGATGGAGGCTTGGGTCAGTCTCAGGACGACAGCATCGTGGGTACCAAGCAGTGTCGACACAGCGTGGCTATCATGCCCGTCCCTGGAAATCTGTCATCCAGCAGCCCAGACCTCCTCCAGCCGGCCTCCAGCGTCCTGGACTTCTCCAACCCTGCAG CACTGGGACTCTACT ACATCCCGGACCAGGTGATCCGTGTGTTCAAAGCTGACCAGCAGAGCTGCTACATCATCATCAGCAAGGACACCACTGCCAAGGACGTGGTGGCCCACACCGTCCACGAGTTCGGCCTCCTGCCGTCTGTCGACACCTACTCCCTTTGCGAGGTGTCCGTCAGCCCCGAGGGTGTCATCAAGCAGCGCCGCCTTCCTGACCAGCTCTCCAAACTGGCCGACCGCATCCAGCTGAACGGCAG GTACTACCTGAAAAACAACATGGAGACGGAGACATTGTGCTCGGACGAGGATGCTCAGGACCTGCTGCGAGAGAGTCAGATCTCGCTGCTTCAGCTCAGCACCATGGAGGTCGCCGCCCAGCTCTCCATGAGGGACTTTGAGCTCTTCAGGAACATTGAATCCACaga GTACGTTGACGACTTGTTCAAGCTGGACTTGTCGGCGGAGAGCAGCAACCTGAAGCAGTTTGAGGAGGTGATCAACCAGGAGACCTTCTGGGTGGCCACAGAGATCCTGAAGGAGCCCAACGCCTTAAAGAGGATGAAGACCATCAAGCATTTCATCAAGATCGCCCTGCACTGCCGGGAGTGCAAGAACTTCAACTCAATGTTTGCCATCATCAG CGGTCTGAACCTGGCCCCCGTGGCGCGGCTGCGGAGCTCGTGGGAGAAGCTGCCCAGCAAGTATGACAAGCTCTTCGGCGACCTGCAGGATGTCTTCGACCCGTCACGGAACATGGCCAAGTATCGCAACGTCCTGAGTGGCCAGAGCATGCAGCCACCCATCATCCCACTCTTCCCCGTCGTCAAGAAGGACCTCACCTTCCTACATGAAG GCAACGACTCCACCGTGGACGGCCTCGTCAACTTTGAGAAGCTGAGGATGATCGCCAAGGAGATCCGGCATGTGGTGAGGATGACGTCGGCCAACATGGACCCCGCCCTCATGTTCCGACAGAG GAAGAAGAGGTGGAAGAGTTTAGG GTCTCTGAGCCAGGGCAGCACCAACTCTAACATCCTGGACGTGCAGGGCGGCGCCCACAAGAAGCGCGTCCGCCGCAGCTCGCTGCTCAACGCCAAGAAGCTGTACGAGGACGCCCAGATGGCCCGCAAGGTCAAGCAGTACCTGTCCAACCTGGCGGTGGAGACGGACGAGGAGAAGCACCAGATTATGTCCCTACAGTGTGAGCCCACCTACACCACCA TTTCCAAGAACCTGAGCGACAGGCGGTCTGCCAAGTCGGacatgtctcctgtgtccctGCGGTCGGCTCTgccctcggggaagacccagaacaGGGTTTCACAAGTCCTCCAGGTGCAGGTCCCGCTGAACCCCCTGAGGAAGAAGAGTACTGCCAAAGACGTGGGCCCTCCCA ACTTGAGTTCCCCCCAGGTGGTGAAGAAGCCCCCTGTCAGCTCGGCAGACGAGTGGAGCTCCAAGAGACCCTCAGATGACACCGTCTCCACGGTCTCCTCCCTGCACTCCAGCCCGACCGTGTCGCCGCAGGGCTCGCCCCGCAAAG TGGGGGGCGTGGCCAAAGCACAGACCTCCAGCCAAATGAACCTGTCAGGATCTTCGTCGTCACTGACCAGCGACGCCAGCACCAAGGCGAGCACCGTCAGCCTGCGGAGCTACGGCATAG GTTATGCTCTGCTACCTCCCGGCAAAGCAGACAACTTGTCTGACTCGAGCCACAGTGAGATCTCGTCGCGCTCCAGCATCTGCTCCGTCGACTCTGTGCCCGCCCCCGGTCTTGACGAGCGCTGTAGCAACAACGTCAGCGGCAGAACGACCGCCGCCGCGTCTGTCAGCGGCGCGTCTGTTGGCACCCCGACCCCCGAGAGTGCGGCGGCGACGCACTTGAACGTCGACTACAGCCAGCCCAGCACGAG CACTTCGTCTGCGGCATCCCGAGGCTACGTGACGCGAGCCTCCAACTTCACGGCGTCCGTCTCCACGGAGGAGTTGACCCCCGACCTCACCTCCCTAGACTCGGTGGCCGACAGCGGGCGTGGCAGCTGGACGTCCTGCTCGTCCAACTCCCACGACTCTTTCCAGAGCCTCCCGCCCTCCTCCTGCCGCCCCTGGGACCACGGCATCCACGGACACCCGCTGGCCCTCCTCCCCCACCTGGGCGGCTTCAAACCCACGCAGCCGGCCTCATTCGCCGTCGAGGCAGACGCCGCTGGCCGCGCCGCTACGGACTTGGGCTCAGTTGAGCTGGCCAGCCTGTCGCGGCAGAGCTGGGCGTCGTCCGGGTCACTGTCGGACACCTACGAGGGAAATTACGGGACGGTCAAGCGGAGGACCGCTGCGGAGCAGCCGTCTTTGTCCTCGCCAACCAATGAAGAGGGAGGGCAAAGCACAGACCCCGCCTACAAAACGGTGACGTCGAGCACAGACAAGGGCCTGATAG TTTACTGCATCACCTCCCCCGCCAAGGATGAGCGTTACCGAGCCCCTCCTCCCACCCCTCCAGGCTACCAGGGTCTGGCTCTGGGGGACCTCAAAGACTGCGTGGTGCTGGGGGGCGCTCCACATCCCAGGCCCCCCCACCTGAGACCGCCAGACTACAGCGTGGCCATGCAGAGGAGTAAACTCCTGCAGAGCCCCGCGGCTGCCGGCAGCCTGGCCGAAGCTCGGAGGCTCGGCAGGGCCCTCGGGGGTCACAACCACGGCGGGTCGCCCGCCATCCACCTCCCGGCACAGGAGACAACGGACAGCGAGGAGG ATGAACACGTTTCGGCGGTGTAG